From Arachis stenosperma cultivar V10309 chromosome 2, arast.V10309.gnm1.PFL2, whole genome shotgun sequence, one genomic window encodes:
- the LOC130961820 gene encoding peptidyl-prolyl cis-trans isomerase FKBP20-2, chloroplastic isoform X2, with protein MHKSRAAHGSCISEKITLRRTLVLSAFVSTCVFPTLSSYAKTKTKNPYDEKRLLQQNKRIQQENNAPEDFPNFIREGFEVKVVAPDNYTKSDSGLIYRDFEVGKGDCPKDGQQVTFHYVGYNESGRRIDSTYLQGSPARIRMGTKALVPGFEEGIRDMRPGGKRRIIIPPELGPPVGPSTFFSSKQFEVFDVELLSIQNCERRTIAFYSDVVCN; from the exons ATGCACAAATCACGAGCAGCACAT GGTAGTTGCATATCTGAGAAAATAACATTAAGGAGGACACTTGTTCTTTCTGCTTTTGTATCAACTTGTGTTTTTCCAACCTTATCTTCTTATGCCAAGACTAAGACTAAGAATCCATATGATGAAAAACGTCTCCTACAACAAAATAAACGGATACAGCAAGAAAACAATGCACCTGAGGATTTCCCAAATTTCATAAGAGAAG GTTTTGAAGTTAAAGTAGTAGCACCGGATAACTATACCAAGAGTGATTCAGGGCTTATATACCGGGATTTCGAAGTTGGTAAAGGTGATTGCCCAAAGGATGGTCAGCag GTAACGTTTCACTATGTCGGCTATAACGAATCTGGCCGTCGTATAGACAGCACTTACTTACAGGGTTCTCCTGCCAGAATCCGTATGGGAACTAAAGCATTGGTTCCTG GATTTGAGGAAGGAATTAGAGACATGAGACCAGGTGGAAAGAGAAGAATCATTATTCCTCCTGAACTTGGGCCACCA GTTGGACCTTCAACCTTTTTCAGCTCAAAACAATTTGAAGTTTTTGATGTTGAATTATTAAGCATACAGAACTGTGAAAGGAGGACCATAGCTTTCTACTCTGATGTTGTATGCAACTGA
- the LOC130961820 gene encoding peptidyl-prolyl cis-trans isomerase FKBP20-2, chloroplastic isoform X1: MVPLSLTHFTAPLPCAIHGAKQLILQCTNHEQHILQGSCISEKITLRRTLVLSAFVSTCVFPTLSSYAKTKTKNPYDEKRLLQQNKRIQQENNAPEDFPNFIREGFEVKVVAPDNYTKSDSGLIYRDFEVGKGDCPKDGQQVTFHYVGYNESGRRIDSTYLQGSPARIRMGTKALVPGFEEGIRDMRPGGKRRIIIPPELGPPVGPSTFFSSKQFEVFDVELLSIQNCERRTIAFYSDVVCN; the protein is encoded by the exons ATGGTTCCACTCTCACTCACACACT TTACAGCCCCCCTCCCTTGTGCTATTCATGGAGCTAAACAATTAATTCTCCAATGCACAAATCACGAGCAGCACAT ATTACAGGGTAGTTGCATATCTGAGAAAATAACATTAAGGAGGACACTTGTTCTTTCTGCTTTTGTATCAACTTGTGTTTTTCCAACCTTATCTTCTTATGCCAAGACTAAGACTAAGAATCCATATGATGAAAAACGTCTCCTACAACAAAATAAACGGATACAGCAAGAAAACAATGCACCTGAGGATTTCCCAAATTTCATAAGAGAAG GTTTTGAAGTTAAAGTAGTAGCACCGGATAACTATACCAAGAGTGATTCAGGGCTTATATACCGGGATTTCGAAGTTGGTAAAGGTGATTGCCCAAAGGATGGTCAGCag GTAACGTTTCACTATGTCGGCTATAACGAATCTGGCCGTCGTATAGACAGCACTTACTTACAGGGTTCTCCTGCCAGAATCCGTATGGGAACTAAAGCATTGGTTCCTG GATTTGAGGAAGGAATTAGAGACATGAGACCAGGTGGAAAGAGAAGAATCATTATTCCTCCTGAACTTGGGCCACCA GTTGGACCTTCAACCTTTTTCAGCTCAAAACAATTTGAAGTTTTTGATGTTGAATTATTAAGCATACAGAACTGTGAAAGGAGGACCATAGCTTTCTACTCTGATGTTGTATGCAACTGA
- the LOC130961571 gene encoding hydroquinone glucosyltransferase-like has product MEKKNHCIVMVPSPGLSHLIPLVEFSKRLLSFQRENLHVKFIVPTLGAPSSSMKSILNNSLPPNSSFIILPQINIEDLTEKSDPATQMKETVKHSLPFIHQELTSLSSTNHLVAILFSVFSTDVIDLASEFNLLTYLFFASGATLFSFCFHFPQLDQEADDSSKNSLLELTDPVHVPGCSVPFQVKDLPDPVLFERSSEVYKSFLAVVKNYSLVDGVIMNTFTDLEPDAVRALQQEHDNNNGEKNVPFVYPIGPIIQSETSNEVNKLECLTWLDNQPPGSVLYISFGSGGTLSQEQLNEIAFGLELSGHKFLWVVRAPSNFGGSAYLSQQKEDPLHYLPSGFVERTKGQGLVIPSWAPQIEILGHGSIGAFLSHCGWNSTLESVSHGVPVIAWPLFAEQRMNAVLLKDVLKVAVRPEANEDGIVKREEVARVVKGIMEENEEGLEMRKRIKELSDAAAAALSENGSSMKTLSSLALKWQNI; this is encoded by the exons ATGGAGAAGAAAAATCACTGCATTGTTATGGTTCCTTCCCCAGGACTTAGCCATTTGATTCCACTGGTTGAGTTCTCAAAGAGATTACTATCATTTCAAAGAGAAAATTTGCATGTGAAGTTCATAGTTCCAACACTTGGTGCTCCTTCTTCTTCCATGAAATCCATCCTCAACAACTCTCTTCCACCAAactcatcattcatcattctcCCCCAAATCAACATTGAAGACCTCACTGAGAAATCTGACCCTGCAACTCAGATGAAAGAAACAGTGAAGCACTCTCTTCCATTCATCCATCAAGAACTCACCTCACTCAGTTCCACCAATCACCTTGTTGCTATCTTGTTCAGTGTGTTCTCAACTGATGTTATTGATCTTGCAAGTGAATTCAACCTCTTAACTTATCTCTTCTTTGCAAGTGGAGCAACACTCTTTTcattctgttttcattttccACAACTTGATCAGGAAGCTGATGATTCCTCTAAGAACTCCTTGTTGGAGTTAACAGATCCTGTTCATGTTCCTGGTTGTTCTGTTCCATTTCAGGTCAAGGATCTTCCTGATCCAGTTCTTTTTGAAAGATCAAGTGAAGTCTACAAATCATTTCTTGCTGTGGTAAAGAACTACTCATTGGTTGATGGTGTCATAATGAACACCTTCACAGATTTGGAACCAGATGCAGTAAGAGCTCTACAACAAGAACATGATAATAATAACGGAGAAAAGAATGTTCCTTTTGTTTACCCAATTGGACCAATCATTCAAAGTGAGACAAGTAATGAGGTAAACAAGCTAGAGTGTTTAACATGGTTGGATAATCAGCCGCCAGGATCAGTGCTGTATATATCTTTTGGAAGTGGTGGAACACTTTCTCAAGAGCAACTCAATGAGATTGCATTTGGATTGGAACTGAGTGGACACAAGTTCTTGTGGGTTGTGAGAGCTCCTAGCAACTTTGGTGGTTCTGCATATCTGAGTCAACAAAAGGAAGATCCATTACACTATTTACCATCAG GTTTTGTGGAGAGAACCAAAGGACAAGGCTTGGTGATTCCATCATGGGCCCCACAAATTGAGATTCTTGGTCATGGTTCCATTGGTGCTTTCTTGAGCCATTGtggttggaactcaactctagAGAGTGTGTCACATGGTGTGCCTGTGATTGCATGGCCATTGTTTGCAGAGCAGAGAATGAATGCAGTGTTGCTCAAAGATGTGCTTAAAGTGGCAGTGAGGCCAGAGGCTAATGAAGATGGGATAGTCAAAAGAGAAGAAGTGGCCAGAGTTGTGAAGGGGATCATGGAGGAGAATGAAGAAGGGTTGGAAATGAGAAAGAGAATCAAAGAGTTGAGtgatgctgctgctgctgcaCTTAGTGAAAATGGTTCCTCCATGAAGACACTGTCTAGTCTTGCACTGAAATGGCAAAACATTTGA
- the LOC130958066 gene encoding hydroquinone glucosyltransferase-like codes for MEKKNPCIVMVPSPGLSHLIPLVEFAKILTHDDDELHVKLMIPTLGPPSSSMNSILNKNSLPPNITFTLLPQVNVEDLIITDENPQPATQMQLTVKHSLPFLHQELTSLITSTNHNILAILFSLFSTDVLDLAKEFNLLSYVFFASGALFLSFCLHLPHLDDQQQQQHEHEQEESLLFHHQLTEKTTVHIPGCPVPFQVHDFPQPALSQRSTQAYKSVLGVCRKYSLVDGVLVNTFTDLEADLIRAIEDQANNRENTKSPFVYPIGPIIQSATSNQVNRLECLRWLDNQPPRSVLYISFGSGGTHSQEQLNEIAFGLELSGHKFLWVVRNPSNFGGSAYLNQQKEDPLRYLPLGFVDRTKEQGLVVPSWAPQVEILGHGSTGGFLSHCGWNSTLESIVHGVPMIAWPLFAEQRMNAVLLKEVLKVALMPEKVVDNDGDGIVKREEIARVIKRMMEENEEGLEIRKRIKHLSDAAAAALTQNGSSHKALSTLTKKWKCGI; via the exons ATGGAGAAGAAAAATCCATGCATAGTGATGGTTCCTTCCCCTGGTCTGAGCCATTTGATTCCACTTGTTGAGTTTGCAAAGATTCTTACTCATGACGATGATGAGTTGCATGTGAAGTTGATGATTCCAACACTTGGTCCTCCTTCTTCTTCCATGAACTCCATCCTCAACAAAAACTCTCTCCCACCAAACATAACCTTCACTCTTCTTCCCCAAGTCAACGTTGAAGACCTCATCATCACTGATGAGAATCCTCAACCTGCAACTCAGATGCAACTAACAGTGAAACATTCTCTTCCTTTCCTCCATCAAGAACTAACATCACTCATCACTTCCACCAATCACAACATCCTTGCAATTCTCTTCAGCCTCTTCTCAACCGATGTTCTTGATCTTGCCAAGGAATTCAATCTCTTGTCCTATGTTTTCTTTGCCTCTGGAGCTTTATTTCTATCATTCTGTCTTCATCTTCCACACCTTGAtgatcaacaacaacaacaacatgaACATGAACAAGAAGAGTCCTTGTTGTTCCACCACCAGTTAACAGAAAAAACTACTGTTCATATTCCAGGTTGTCCTGTGCCGTTTCAGGTCCATGATTTTCCACAACCAGCTCTCTCTCAAAGATCAACCCAAGCCTACAAATCAGTTCTTGGTGTTTGCAGAAAGTACTCACTGGTTGATGGTGTTTTAGTCAACACTTTCACAGATTTAGAAGCTGATTTAATAAGAGCCATAGAAGATCAAGCCAACAATAGAGAAAATACTAAGAGCCCTTTTGTTTACCCTATTGGACCAATCATTCAGAGTGCCACCAGCAATCAG GTAAACAGGTTAGAGTGTTTAAGATGGTTGGATAATCAACCACCAAGATCAGTGTTGTATATCTCTTTTGGAAGTGGTGGAACACATTCTCAAGAGCAACTCAATGAGATTGCATTTGGATTGGAACTGAGTGGACACAAGTTCTTGTGGGTTGTGAGAAATCCTAGCAACTTTGGTGGTTCTGCATATCTTAATCAACAAAAGGAGGATCCTTTACGCTATTTACCATTAGGTTTTGTGGATAGAACCAAAGAACAAGGCCTAGTGGTTCCATCATGGGCCCCACAAGTTGAGATCCTTGGTCATGGATCCACCGGTGGGTTCTTGAGTCATTGTGGTTGGAACTCAACGCTTGAGAGCATTGTCCATGGTGTTCCCATGATTGCATGGCCATTGTTTGCTGAGCAGAGAATGAATGCAGTGTTGCTCAAAGAGGTGCTTAAAGTGGCGCTCATGCCAGAGAAGGTTGTTGATAATGATGGAGATGGGATAGTGAAAAGAGAGGAAATTGCAAGAGTTATAAAGAGAATGATGGAGGAGAATGAAGAAGGTTTGGAAATTAGAAAGAGAATCAAACACTTGAGtgatgctgctgctgctgcaCTCACTCAAAATGGTTCCTCTCATAAGGCATTGTCTACTCTTACAAAGAAATGGAAATGTGgcatttga